Part of the Bacillus cabrialesii genome is shown below.
TTGAGAATTCTATGGAAGAGCTAGCATCTCTGACAAAAACAGCAGATGGAAAAGTATTAACCAGCGTCACACAAAAACGGAACAGAGCAGACGCCGCTACATATATAGGAAAAGGGAAGGTCGAAGAGCTGAAGGCACTTGTGGAAGAGCTTGAAGCTGATCTCCTTATCTTTAATGATGAGCTGTCGCCAAGTCAGCTGAAATCATTAGCAACAGCGATTGAAGTGAAGATGATTGATCGCACGCAATTGATATTAGATATTTTTGCAAAGCGTGCGAGGACGAGAGAAGGCAAACTTCAGATTGAGCTGGCTCAGCTGCAATATGCACTTCCGCGTCTGACGGGGCAAGGGATCAATCTCTCCCGGCAAGGCGGAGGAATTGGAGCGAGAGGTCCCGGAGAGACAAAACTGGAAACCGACCGCCGCCATATCAGAAATCGCATTCATGAAATCAACACGCAGCTTTCGACTGTTATTCGCCATAGAAGCCGATACCGTGAAAGAAGAAAGAAAAACGGTGTGCTTCAAATTGCGCTTGTCGGATATACAAACGCGGGAAAATCAACATGGTTCAACCGCCTGACAAGTGCGGACAGTTATGAAGAAGACCTCCTCTTTGCCACACTGGACCCGATGACCAGAAAAATGGTCCTGCCAAGCGGTTACAGCGTACTGCTGTCAGATACAGTAGGATTTATTCAGGATCTTCCGACGACCCTGATTGCTGCATTCCGGTCAACGCTTGAGGAAGTAAAAGAAGCGGATTTGATTCTTCATTTGATAGATTCCTCAAATGAGGATTACGCGGGACACGAAAAAACGGTGCTTCGGTTGCTTGAGGAGCTTGAGGCAGATAACATCCCGATGCTGACGGCTTACAATAAACGTGACCAAAAACTGCCTGATTTTATACCGACCGCCGGAAGGGATCACATTATGGTCAGTGCGAAATTTGAGGCTGACGCTGATACGTTTAAAGAAGCGATTCAGCGCTATTTGCGCCAAGAGCTGTTAACTTCTTTTGAAGCGCGTGTGCCGGCAGGTGAAGGGAAGCTCCTTTCCAGAATCAAATCGGAAACGATGGTTGACCGCTTCTATTTTAATGAAGAAAATGAACGGTATGATATATCAGGCTATGTTCAAGAAGAGCAAAGCATCATCGGTGAATTAAAGAAGTATATGTAGGAAGGACATACAAAAACATGTTTGACACATTAACACACGGAGAATTATTGAAAAAAACGGCAATGGAAGTGGAAGCGGACATTGCCGGTGTTCATAAACAAATAGAAGAAATCAGCGAGCGCAATGAATGGAGAGTGCTTCAAAGCTATAGAAAACACAAAGTAAGCGACACTCATTTCACGCCGTCTACAGGATACGGCTATGATGATATCGGAAGAGATACGCTTGAAAGCATTTATGCGGATGTGTTTGGCGGAGAAGCAGGGCTTGTAAGGCCTCAAATAATATCCGGCACACATGCCATCTCGATTGCTTTGTTCGGTGTTCTCAGACCGGGGGACGAGCTCCTTTATATAACAGGCAAGCCATATGATACGCTAGAAGAAATTGTAGGCGTCAGAGGCGGAGAAAATGCCGGGTCGTTAAAGGATTTTCAAATCGGCTACAATGCGGTTGATCTGACGGAGGACGGAAAAATAGACTATAATGCAGTCGCCGCTGCGATTAATCCAAAGACGAAGGTAATCGGCATTCAGCGCTCAAAAGGATATGCGAATCGTCCATCCTTCTTAATTAGCGAAATAAAAGAAATGATCCGTTTTGTAAAAGAAATCAATGAAAACCTGATCGTCTTTGTGGACAACTGTTATGGAGAATTTGTGGAAGAGCTTGAGCCTTGCCATGTCGGAGCCGATCTGATGGCGGGGTCTCTCATTAAAAACCCCGGCGGCGGTCTTGCGAAAACAGGAGGCTATCTTGTCGGAAAAGCGAAATGGATTGAAGCTTGCTCATACCGTATGACATCACCTGGCATCGGCAGAGAAGCAGGTGCGTCTCTTTACTCGCTCCAAGAAATGTATCAAGGCTTCTTTTTGGCGCCTCACGTTGTATCACAAAGCTTAAAGGGAGCGGTGTTTACCGCGAGATTCCTTGAAAAACTGGGCTTTACTTCAAATCCGAAGTGGGATGTGAAAAGAACAGACTTGATACAATCCGTTGAGTTTTCTGACAGAGAAAAGATGATTGCTTTTTGCCAGGCCATTCAATATGCATCACCGATCAATGCCCACGTGACACCTTATCCAGCCTACATGCCGGGATACGAAGATGATGTCATTATGGCGGCAGGCACATTTATTCAAGGCGCAAGCATCGAATTATCAGCAGATGGCCCTATCCGTCCGCCGTATGTAGCGTATGTTCAGGGAGGATTAACCTATTCGCATGTGAAGAATGCCATTTGCAGTGCAGTGGATTCACTTATGAAAAAGCAATTAATTTAAATTTTTTAAAAATTTCACTGAATTTGATGTTAAGAATCCTTACATCGTATTGACACAAAATATAACATCGCCTATAATGAAACTAAGTTAAGAAAAGGAGGAAATTGAGATGAGTGATAATATTCGCCGCTCAATGCCTTTATTTCCAATAGGAATTGTCATGCAGTTAACGGAGTTATCCGCAAGACAAATTCGATATTATGAGGAAAATGGACTGATATTTCCAGCGAGAAGCGAAGGGAATAGACGATTGTTTTCATTTCATGATGTAGATAAACTGTTAGAAATCAAGCACCTGATAGAACAAGGTGTAAACATGGCAGGAATTAAACAGATTCTGGCGAAAGCGGAAGCCGAGCCGGAGCAAAAACAAAACGAGAAGACGAAAAAACCAATGAAACATGATCTGTCTGACGACGAGCTGAGACAGCTCCTGAAAAACGAGCTCATGCAAGCCGGCCGTTTTCAAAGAGGGAATACATTCCGCCAAGGCGACATGTCCCGCTTCTTTCATTAATCCGTTAGCAACTGTTTTGCTATATACATTTACCTTTTAAGAGGAGGAGTTTTACGAAATGGCAAAGTACACTAGAGAAGATATCGTAAAATTAGTAAAAGAAGAAAACGTCAAGTATATCCGTCTTCAATTTACTGACATTCTTGGAACGATCAAGAATGTTGAAATTCCTGTAAGCCAGCTTGAAAAAGCGCTTGATAATAAAGTCATGTTTGACGGTTCTTCTATTGAAGGATTCGTTCGTATCGAAGAGTCAGACATGTACCTGTATCCAGATCTGAATACATTTGTTATCTTCCCATGGACAGCTGAAAAAGGTAAAGTAGCACGTTTCATCTGTGATATCTACAATCCGGATGGCACACCTTTCGAAGGTGACCCGCGAAACAACTTAAAACGGATTCTGAAAGAAATGGAAGACCTCGGCTTCAGTGATTTCAACCTCGGGCCTGAACCTGAATTCTTCTTATTCAAATTAGACGAAAAAGGCGAGCCGACGCTTGAACTAAACGACAAAGGCGGATATTTCGACTTGGCTCCAACTGACTTAGGAGAAAACTGCCGCCGCGATATCGTTCTTGAGCTTGAAGAGATGGGCTTTGAAATCGAAGCGTCTCACCACGAAGTAGCGCCTGGCCAGCACGAAATCGACTTTAAATATGCAGGTGCGGTCCGCTCTTGTGACGACATCCAAACGTTTAAACTAGTTGTCAAAACAATTGCCCGCAAACACGGCCTGCATGCGACATTTATGCCAAAACCATTGTTCGGTGTGAACGGTTCCGGTATGCACTGCAATCTATCACTCTTCAAAGATGGCGTTAACTCATTCTATGACGAAGGCGCAGATCTTCAGTTAAGTGAAACAGCGAAACACTTCATTGCAGGTATCGTGAAACACGCAACAAGCTTTACAGCGGTAACAAACCCGACAGTAAACTCTTACAAACGTCTTGTTCCCGGCTATGAAGCACCTTGCTACGTAGCGTGGAGCGCGCAAAACAGAAGCCCGCTTATCCGTATCCCGGCTTCCCGCGGCATCAGCACACGTGTTGAAGTACGAAGCGTAGACCCAGCTGCTAACCCGTACCTTGCACTTAGCGTATTGCTTGCTGCAGGATTAGATGGAATCAAAAACAAACTGGAAGCGCCAGCTCCAATCGACCGCAACATCTATGTGATGAGCAAAGAAGAGCGCATGGAAAACGGAATCGTAGATCTTCCAGCAACACTTGCTGAAGCGCTAGAAGAGTTCAAATCAAACGAAGTCATGGTCAAAGCGCTAGGCGAGCACCTATTCGAACACTTCATCGAAGCAAAAGAAATCGAATGGGATATGTTCCGCACACAAGTTCACCCTTGGGAGCGCGAACAGTATATGTCTCAGTATTAATCTTTCAATCCCTTGGCACTATTGGTGTCAAGGGGTTTTTTGATTATTTAACAATTTTAATAACTTAATATAAATCATACACCACCCACAAAACACCCACATAATTGTGGAGATATAATCCTCATACTTATTCATTGAAGCTTTGTCAATCTTTAACCTTTGAGATTACTTAAAAAAATTGATTCTAGGCATGAGCTTTTGCAAGAAACTGAATACGAGAAAGTACGCCGGAATCTAATCAGCTTTCGCCGCTTTAATAAGTTTCCGCCGAAGGTTGTGGACTTGTTGAATGCAAACTCAGCAACGGTTGATCCGATGAATGTAATTCCCTCTGTAGAGGAAACAAAAGAGTATATTGCGAAATGTTGGCTGTCCCTACTGAGTTAACCTAAGGAGCGGGCTTCCATTAAGAAATCAAAAAGAGGCCTTTTTTAGTTCTGATTCTAAAAGGATTGCTTCGCATCTATCAGTCGCATTAAACCGCTCTGTTTGTTCCAGTTCAACATGATTGAACCGGATTTTAAAGGTATCCTGATAGATTTGGTTGCAATCCATCGGTAGCGTTGGTCCGGGCATAAATACTGACTTAACCGATACTGGACCGCCTACCGCCAATATATCCTTTTACGAAAAGCTTATATTTGAGTATTGGCAAAAAAGAGAAATGAGCAAAAACGCGGAGGATATGAAGCAAAATGCCGCTCAGCCATCTGTCGGAAAAACTGCTTTTTGCTTAAACGTTGCGTCAAATTTTATGGGTAGTTCATTAAATCAATATAGCGGCGGCGCAGTAGGTATATTCTCTCTTGAAATGTCA
Proteins encoded:
- the glnA gene encoding type I glutamate--ammonia ligase — its product is MAKYTREDIVKLVKEENVKYIRLQFTDILGTIKNVEIPVSQLEKALDNKVMFDGSSIEGFVRIEESDMYLYPDLNTFVIFPWTAEKGKVARFICDIYNPDGTPFEGDPRNNLKRILKEMEDLGFSDFNLGPEPEFFLFKLDEKGEPTLELNDKGGYFDLAPTDLGENCRRDIVLELEEMGFEIEASHHEVAPGQHEIDFKYAGAVRSCDDIQTFKLVVKTIARKHGLHATFMPKPLFGVNGSGMHCNLSLFKDGVNSFYDEGADLQLSETAKHFIAGIVKHATSFTAVTNPTVNSYKRLVPGYEAPCYVAWSAQNRSPLIRIPASRGISTRVEVRSVDPAANPYLALSVLLAAGLDGIKNKLEAPAPIDRNIYVMSKEERMENGIVDLPATLAEALEEFKSNEVMVKALGEHLFEHFIEAKEIEWDMFRTQVHPWEREQYMSQY
- the glnR gene encoding transcriptional repressor GlnR, which gives rise to MSDNIRRSMPLFPIGIVMQLTELSARQIRYYEENGLIFPARSEGNRRLFSFHDVDKLLEIKHLIEQGVNMAGIKQILAKAEAEPEQKQNEKTKKPMKHDLSDDELRQLLKNELMQAGRFQRGNTFRQGDMSRFFH
- the hflX gene encoding GTPase HflX, encoding MNEQETRQEKAILVGCQLPHITDEHFENSMEELASLTKTADGKVLTSVTQKRNRADAATYIGKGKVEELKALVEELEADLLIFNDELSPSQLKSLATAIEVKMIDRTQLILDIFAKRARTREGKLQIELAQLQYALPRLTGQGINLSRQGGGIGARGPGETKLETDRRHIRNRIHEINTQLSTVIRHRSRYRERRKKNGVLQIALVGYTNAGKSTWFNRLTSADSYEEDLLFATLDPMTRKMVLPSGYSVLLSDTVGFIQDLPTTLIAAFRSTLEEVKEADLILHLIDSSNEDYAGHEKTVLRLLEELEADNIPMLTAYNKRDQKLPDFIPTAGRDHIMVSAKFEADADTFKEAIQRYLRQELLTSFEARVPAGEGKLLSRIKSETMVDRFYFNEENERYDISGYVQEEQSIIGELKKYM
- a CDS encoding aminotransferase class I/II-fold pyridoxal phosphate-dependent enzyme, producing MFDTLTHGELLKKTAMEVEADIAGVHKQIEEISERNEWRVLQSYRKHKVSDTHFTPSTGYGYDDIGRDTLESIYADVFGGEAGLVRPQIISGTHAISIALFGVLRPGDELLYITGKPYDTLEEIVGVRGGENAGSLKDFQIGYNAVDLTEDGKIDYNAVAAAINPKTKVIGIQRSKGYANRPSFLISEIKEMIRFVKEINENLIVFVDNCYGEFVEELEPCHVGADLMAGSLIKNPGGGLAKTGGYLVGKAKWIEACSYRMTSPGIGREAGASLYSLQEMYQGFFLAPHVVSQSLKGAVFTARFLEKLGFTSNPKWDVKRTDLIQSVEFSDREKMIAFCQAIQYASPINAHVTPYPAYMPGYEDDVIMAAGTFIQGASIELSADGPIRPPYVAYVQGGLTYSHVKNAICSAVDSLMKKQLI